A single Lolium perenne isolate Kyuss_39 chromosome 6, Kyuss_2.0, whole genome shotgun sequence DNA region contains:
- the LOC139832442 gene encoding uncharacterized protein, with product MDYGLRIGNWNVRGMNARARRIAIKSLVDTMDVSIICFQETKMELIYSSTVLETLGSEFDDYVYLPAIGTRGGILLAWKSRAVSITDPMFTTNSITAKVSTAAGTPWWLSVVYGPQDDADKIAFLQELRDVRAACTGPWLLCSDFNLIYQDEDKNNVNLNRRMMGRFRRLLNDLVLKEIYLSGRRFTLSNERSPPTLSHIDRFLCTTDWEDLHGECHLRCLASVVSDHSPLLLDCNPSPATHRRFHFEEFWLRMDGFQDTVAGAWASVMDDDWNSENFDNLHE from the exons ATGGATTACGGCCTTAGGATTGGTAACTGGAACGTGCGTGGCATGAATGCACGTGCTCGCCGCATTGCCATCAAATCGCTTGTAGACACCATGGATGTCTCTATCATTTGCTTCCAGGAAACAAAGATGGAGTTAATCTACTCGTCAACTGTCCTTGAAACCCTAGGTTCGGAATTCGATGACTACGTGTATCTACCGGCCATTGGCACGCGCGGAGGTATCTTGCTGGCGTGGAAGAGCAGGGCCGTTTCGATCACGGACCCAATGTTCACCACCAACTCGATCACGGCAAAGGTGTCCACGGCCGCTGGCACGCCATGGTGGCTCTCTGTGGTTTACGGGCCACAAGACGATGCCGACAAGATCGCTTTCCTGCAGGAACTGAGAGATGTGCGAGCGGCGTGCACGGGACCATGGTTGCTATGTAGCGATTTCAATCTCATCTACCAGGATGAGGATAAGAATAATGTCAACCTCAATCGTCGCATGATGGGCAGATTCCGTCGGCTTCTCAACGACCTCGTGCTCAAAGAGATCTACCTCAGCGGGCGCCGCTTCACCTTGTCGAACGAACGCAGCCCACCCACGCTGAGCCACATCGACAGGTTCCTTTGCACCACAGACTGGGAAGACCTACATGGCGAATGTCACCTCAGATGCCTCGCTTCGGTCGTTTCTGATCACAGCCCGCTGCTCCTAGACTGCAATCCATCTCCGGCAACTCATCGTCGCTTCCACTTCGAGGAGTTTTGGCTACGGATGGATGGCTTTCAGGAcacggtggctggagcatgggcCTCCGTCATGGACGAcgact ggaaCTCAGAAAATTTtgacaatttacatgagtga